A portion of the Microlunatus phosphovorus NM-1 genome contains these proteins:
- the rpsM gene encoding 30S ribosomal protein S13 — MARLIGVDLPRDKRLEVALTYIYGIGHTRALETLAATEISGDTRVHQLTEDQLVVLRDWIEANYQTEGDLRREVAADIRRKVEIGSYQGRRHRSGLPVRGQRTRTNARSRKGARKPVAGKKKAR, encoded by the coding sequence ATGGCACGTCTCATCGGGGTCGACCTCCCGCGCGACAAGCGCCTCGAGGTCGCACTCACCTACATCTACGGCATCGGCCACACCCGTGCCCTGGAGACTCTCGCCGCCACCGAGATCAGTGGCGACACTCGCGTTCACCAGCTGACCGAGGACCAGCTCGTCGTGCTCCGCGACTGGATCGAGGCCAACTACCAGACCGAAGGTGATCTGCGCCGCGAGGTCGCCGCCGACATCCGCCGCAAGGTCGAGATCGGCTCCTACCAGGGCCGTCGTCACCGCAGCGGTCTGCCCGTCCGCGGGCAGCGTACGCGGACCAACGCTCGCTCTCGCAAGGGTGCGCGCAAGCCCGTCGCCGGCAAGAAGAAGGCCCGCTGA
- a CDS encoding HAD-IA family hydrolase produces the protein MTELTAAALLLDLDGTLLDSTAAVESAWLRFADRVGVPADRVRPLMHGIPAWQVIEELIPGLPVAKRSQLAEEALADMARADAPVVWLPGARQLVETLSAGGARWAVATSGNTLLATSSMRKAGMAPPPVFLTSDDVSVGKPDPEPYLRAAELLEVAPTDCVVIEDAPAGVASGLAAGATVIGVTHTYDASILAGANPLVDALPQVSVDPDTRQITLYLA, from the coding sequence GTGACTGAGCTGACCGCTGCTGCCCTGCTGCTGGACCTCGACGGGACACTGCTCGACAGCACTGCTGCCGTGGAATCCGCCTGGCTACGCTTCGCAGACCGCGTCGGCGTGCCGGCAGATCGCGTCCGCCCGTTGATGCACGGCATCCCGGCCTGGCAGGTGATCGAGGAACTCATTCCGGGGCTGCCCGTTGCCAAACGCTCCCAGCTGGCCGAGGAGGCACTCGCGGACATGGCTCGAGCGGATGCGCCGGTGGTGTGGCTGCCGGGAGCACGGCAGCTGGTCGAGACGCTGAGCGCCGGTGGCGCTCGGTGGGCCGTGGCGACGAGCGGCAACACCCTGCTGGCGACCTCCAGCATGCGCAAGGCCGGCATGGCGCCCCCGCCGGTCTTTCTCACCAGTGACGATGTGTCGGTGGGCAAGCCGGATCCCGAGCCCTACCTGCGTGCGGCCGAGTTGCTCGAGGTCGCCCCCACCGACTGCGTGGTGATCGAAGACGCCCCAGCGGGTGTCGCTTCTGGTTTGGCCGCGGGTGCCACCGTGATCGGCGTGACCCACACCTATGATGCGAGCATCCTCGCTGGCGCAAACCCGCTGGTCGACGCCCTCCCCCAGGTCTCCGTGGACCCGGACACTCGGCAGATCACCCTCTATCTCGCCTGA
- a CDS encoding ArsR/SmtB family transcription factor: MQKLSDAEVDRIFHALADATRRDIVRRTLVGEASVSRLAEAYAMSFAAVQKHVAVLEGAGLVTKHRSGRERLVRGNPEAIGRAQRLLDEFEQLWRSRIDRLDALLAEDRT; encoded by the coding sequence ATGCAGAAGCTCAGTGACGCGGAGGTCGACCGGATCTTCCACGCGCTCGCGGATGCCACCCGCCGAGACATCGTGCGACGGACCCTCGTCGGCGAAGCATCGGTGTCGCGGCTGGCCGAGGCCTATGCGATGTCGTTCGCCGCGGTGCAGAAGCACGTGGCCGTTCTGGAAGGGGCCGGGCTGGTGACGAAGCATCGCAGTGGCCGCGAACGACTCGTCCGCGGCAACCCGGAGGCCATCGGGCGTGCGCAACGGCTGCTTGACGAGTTCGAGCAACTGTGGCGCTCGCGCATTGATCGGCTCGACGCCCTCCTCGCCGAGGACCGAACCTGA
- a CDS encoding ABC transporter ATP-binding protein has product MGTLLDAQDILGVYYTPNGKPVVGVNHVSVTIQEGEVLGLAGESGSGKSTLGSIISLTARSPLVVESGTVEIDGERQNLARMDRIPRTWRGAVVSMLPQGAMNSVSATMRIRDLVFDVMRAHDGKVSKDEALDRARDRLVSLGLPPRALDAYPHQLSGGMKQRVVTIISTLLNPRLLIADEPTSALDVSSQKALIEMLLEMLDKRIMSGVIFITHDLPALRTVATHIGVMYQGRMVETGPTDVIVDNPEHPYTQALLSSVLTPEPKYAKIRIEGMSSYDRSLFDAPEVKH; this is encoded by the coding sequence ATGGGGACTCTGCTCGACGCCCAGGACATTCTCGGCGTCTACTACACACCCAATGGCAAGCCTGTCGTCGGCGTCAACCACGTCTCGGTCACGATCCAGGAAGGCGAGGTGCTCGGGCTGGCCGGCGAATCCGGCAGCGGCAAGTCCACGCTCGGCTCGATCATCTCGCTGACCGCGCGCTCGCCGCTGGTCGTGGAGAGCGGCACGGTCGAGATCGATGGCGAACGACAGAACCTGGCCCGGATGGATCGGATCCCCCGGACCTGGCGAGGCGCCGTCGTCTCGATGCTGCCGCAGGGCGCGATGAACTCGGTGAGCGCCACGATGCGGATCCGCGATCTCGTCTTCGACGTGATGCGGGCCCATGACGGCAAGGTCAGCAAGGACGAGGCGCTGGACCGGGCCCGGGACCGGCTGGTCAGCCTGGGGCTACCGCCTCGTGCGCTGGACGCGTACCCGCACCAGCTGTCCGGCGGCATGAAGCAGCGGGTGGTGACGATCATCAGCACCCTGCTCAACCCTCGGCTGCTGATCGCCGACGAGCCGACGTCCGCGCTGGACGTCTCGTCGCAGAAGGCACTGATCGAGATGCTGCTGGAGATGCTGGACAAGCGGATCATGTCCGGCGTCATCTTCATCACCCACGATCTGCCGGCGCTTCGTACGGTTGCCACCCACATCGGGGTCATGTATCAGGGCCGGATGGTGGAGACCGGACCGACCGACGTGATCGTGGACAACCCGGAACACCCGTACACCCAGGCGCTGCTGAGCTCGGTGCTCACGCCCGAACCCAAATACGCCAAGATCAGGATCGAAGGCATGAGCTCGTACGACCGCTCGCTGTTCGACGCCCCGGAGGTGAAGCACTGA
- the rpsD gene encoding 30S ribosomal protein S4 encodes MARYTGPMTKKSRRLGVDLVGGDTAFERRPYPPGVHGRGRTKESEYSLQLREKQKARFSYGVLEKQFRRYYEEANRMQGKTGDNLLQILESRLDNVVYRAGFARTRRQARQLVSHGHFLVNGQKVNIPSYRVSPHDVIDLKEKSHNVTPLVVARETHGDRSVPGWMDALPNKMRILIHQLPTREQIVIDVQEQLIVELYSK; translated from the coding sequence ATGGCTCGCTATACCGGTCCCATGACCAAGAAGTCGCGTCGGCTGGGTGTTGACCTGGTCGGTGGCGATACGGCGTTCGAGCGCCGCCCCTACCCGCCCGGCGTGCACGGCCGTGGCCGCACCAAGGAGTCGGAGTACTCGCTCCAGCTCCGCGAGAAGCAGAAGGCCCGTTTCTCCTACGGCGTGCTGGAGAAGCAGTTCCGCCGCTACTACGAAGAGGCCAACCGGATGCAGGGCAAGACGGGTGACAACCTGTTGCAGATCCTGGAGTCCCGGCTGGACAACGTGGTCTACCGCGCCGGCTTCGCCCGGACCCGTCGGCAGGCCCGTCAGCTGGTCTCGCACGGCCACTTCCTGGTCAACGGCCAGAAGGTGAACATCCCGTCGTACCGGGTCAGCCCGCACGACGTGATCGACCTCAAGGAGAAGTCCCACAACGTGACCCCGCTCGTCGTCGCCCGGGAGACCCACGGCGACCGCTCGGTGCCGGGTTGGATGGACGCGCTGCCGAACAAGATGCGGATCCTGATCCACCAGCTGCCCACTCGGGAGCAGATCGTGATCGACGTCCAGGAGCAGCTGATCGTCGAGCTCTACTCGAAGTAA
- a CDS encoding SRPBCC family protein has product MPITSITKDTEALTMTVVADFGVPVRRLWDAYADPRQLERFWGPPTWPATFSRHDMAVGGRSHYLMTGPDGDQSHGYWEFLAVDEEKSFEVEDGFAIAPGVPNPDMPSMQMRFAFEPTESGSRVTTVTTFGSLEQLAQLVEMGMEEGMRAAMGQMDTVLADLAAFAADSGTHAQLLDDTHVRVSRVIRGTVEQVWHAHHEPELLQRWLLGPDGWTMPVCEVATEVGGTYTYEWQQADGTGRFGFTGELIEHDPPTREVTTERMIGMDGPGTTNELTLTSVEGGTLLSLLITYPSRELRDTILATGMTDGMETSYARLESEVLV; this is encoded by the coding sequence ATGCCCATCACCTCCATCACCAAAGACACCGAGGCACTGACGATGACCGTCGTCGCCGACTTCGGAGTCCCGGTCCGCCGGCTCTGGGATGCGTACGCCGATCCACGCCAGCTCGAGCGGTTCTGGGGCCCGCCGACCTGGCCGGCCACGTTCAGCCGGCACGACATGGCTGTCGGCGGCCGATCCCACTACTTGATGACCGGGCCCGATGGTGACCAGAGCCACGGTTACTGGGAGTTCCTCGCCGTCGACGAGGAGAAGTCGTTCGAGGTCGAGGACGGCTTCGCGATCGCACCCGGGGTGCCGAACCCCGACATGCCGTCGATGCAGATGCGTTTCGCGTTCGAACCGACCGAGTCGGGCTCGCGGGTCACCACCGTGACGACCTTCGGCTCGCTCGAGCAACTAGCGCAACTGGTCGAGATGGGCATGGAGGAGGGGATGCGCGCGGCGATGGGCCAGATGGACACGGTGCTGGCCGATCTCGCCGCGTTCGCCGCCGACTCCGGTACGCACGCGCAGCTCCTGGACGACACCCATGTCCGGGTCAGCCGGGTGATCCGCGGCACCGTCGAGCAGGTGTGGCACGCCCACCACGAGCCGGAGTTGCTGCAGCGCTGGCTGCTCGGCCCAGACGGCTGGACCATGCCGGTGTGCGAGGTCGCGACCGAGGTCGGCGGGACGTACACGTACGAATGGCAGCAGGCGGACGGCACCGGACGGTTCGGATTCACCGGCGAACTGATCGAGCACGATCCGCCGACGCGCGAGGTCACCACCGAACGGATGATCGGCATGGACGGGCCCGGCACCACGAATGAGCTGACTCTCACCTCCGTCGAGGGTGGGACCCTGCTGTCCTTGCTCATCACCTACCCGAGCCGGGAACTGCGCGACACGATCCTGGCCACCGGCATGACCGACGGCATGGAGACCAGCTACGCCCGGCTTGAGAGCGAGGTCCTGGTCTAG
- a CDS encoding ABC transporter permease, translated as MKLSNFGPRFYVAAVLIIAVLLVGLVGPLVVQTDPNATVGGLYDRPAGWGPLLLGTDNEGQSVIANLVYGTRTSLIVGLLAGTLATIIGLIIGIVAGFRGGLVDNLLSALTNIFLVIPVIIVVVLLSVALDNRSIFTLAFVMGITSWPWLARAVRAQTTSVRTREHIDVALLSGAGFWSILLRDVLPYLLSYVVMAFVLQVSGAILLESTLSMLGLGPSNAVSLGIMLYWAIAWGSVRTGAWWAFVPPTLMLTTISFSLLLLQSSLDEIFNPRLRRGKIKKKPLDPKYLVPAAEGPAPSLTAAGVVEGPAPVENQEDKA; from the coding sequence ATGAAACTCTCGAACTTCGGCCCTCGCTTCTATGTTGCCGCAGTCCTGATCATCGCCGTCCTGTTGGTCGGCCTGGTCGGCCCGCTGGTCGTGCAAACCGACCCGAACGCCACGGTCGGTGGGCTCTATGACCGGCCCGCCGGCTGGGGACCACTCCTGCTGGGCACCGACAACGAGGGCCAGAGCGTGATCGCCAACCTGGTCTATGGCACCCGGACCTCACTGATCGTCGGGCTGCTGGCCGGCACGCTCGCGACCATCATCGGCCTCATCATCGGCATCGTGGCCGGTTTCCGGGGTGGTCTGGTCGACAACCTGCTGTCAGCCCTCACGAACATCTTCCTGGTCATCCCGGTGATCATCGTGGTGGTGCTGCTCAGCGTCGCGCTGGACAACCGCAGCATCTTCACGCTGGCCTTCGTCATGGGCATCACGTCGTGGCCATGGCTCGCTCGAGCTGTCCGGGCCCAGACGACCAGTGTCCGGACCCGTGAGCACATCGATGTCGCGTTGCTCTCGGGGGCGGGATTCTGGTCGATCCTGCTGCGGGACGTGCTGCCGTACCTGCTGTCGTACGTGGTGATGGCCTTCGTGCTGCAAGTGTCCGGGGCAATTCTGCTGGAGTCGACGCTCAGCATGCTGGGCCTCGGCCCGTCGAACGCGGTCAGCCTGGGCATCATGCTCTATTGGGCGATCGCCTGGGGCTCGGTCCGCACCGGCGCCTGGTGGGCTTTCGTGCCGCCGACCCTGATGCTGACCACGATCTCGTTCTCGCTGTTGCTGCTGCAGTCCAGCCTCGACGAGATCTTCAACCCGCGGCTGCGGCGCGGCAAGATCAAGAAGAAGCCGCTCGATCCCAAGTATCTGGTCCCGGCCGCTGAAGGGCCCGCGCCCTCCCTCACCGCCGCCGGCGTGGTGGAGGGGCCGGCACCCGTCGAGAACCAGGAGGACAAGGCCTGA
- a CDS encoding DNA-directed RNA polymerase subunit alpha, giving the protein MLIAQRPTLSEDVLSDYRSKFVIEPLEPGFGYTLGNSLRRTLLSSIPGAAVTSIKIDGNLHEFSTIEGVVEDVTEIILNLKGLVVSSEEDEPVTMYLRKAGAGAVTAADIAPPAGVEVHNPELHIATLNENGRLEMELVVERGRGYVSAVQNKAIDAEIGRIPVDSIYSPVLKVTYKVEATRVEQRTDFDRLILDVETKPALQPRDAVASAGRTLVELFGLARELNVEAEGIEIGPSPIDEQLAADLALPVEDLNLTVRSYNCLKREGIHTVSELVSRSEQDLLDIRNFGSKSIDEVKLKLHEMGLSLKDSAPGFDPLSAIGRYDDLDEDDDADYSETEQY; this is encoded by the coding sequence ATGCTGATCGCTCAGCGCCCCACCCTGTCGGAGGATGTGCTCTCCGACTACCGCTCCAAGTTCGTCATCGAGCCGCTGGAGCCGGGCTTCGGCTACACCCTCGGCAACTCGCTGCGTCGTACGCTGCTGTCGTCCATCCCGGGCGCGGCGGTGACCAGCATCAAGATCGACGGCAACCTGCACGAGTTCTCGACCATCGAGGGCGTCGTCGAGGACGTCACCGAGATCATCTTGAACCTCAAGGGCCTGGTCGTCTCCTCCGAGGAGGACGAGCCCGTCACCATGTACCTGCGCAAGGCCGGTGCCGGTGCGGTGACCGCAGCCGATATCGCCCCGCCCGCCGGGGTTGAGGTGCACAATCCCGAGCTGCACATCGCCACCTTGAACGAGAACGGTCGGCTTGAGATGGAGCTGGTCGTCGAGCGTGGCCGTGGCTACGTCTCCGCGGTCCAGAACAAGGCCATCGACGCCGAGATCGGCCGGATCCCGGTCGACTCGATCTATTCGCCGGTGCTCAAGGTCACCTACAAGGTGGAGGCCACCCGTGTCGAGCAGCGGACCGACTTCGATCGGCTGATCCTCGACGTCGAGACCAAGCCGGCACTCCAGCCGCGGGACGCCGTCGCCTCGGCCGGCCGGACCCTGGTCGAGCTGTTCGGTCTGGCCCGTGAGCTGAACGTCGAGGCCGAGGGCATCGAGATCGGCCCGTCGCCGATCGACGAGCAGCTCGCCGCCGACCTGGCCCTGCCCGTGGAGGACCTCAACCTGACCGTGCGGTCGTACAACTGCCTGAAGCGGGAGGGCATCCACACGGTGTCCGAGCTCGTCTCCCGCAGCGAGCAGGACCTGCTCGACATCCGCAACTTCGGCTCCAAGTCGATCGACGAGGTCAAGCTGAAGCTGCACGAGATGGGCCTGTCGTTGAAGGACAGCGCGCCCGGCTTCGATCCGCTGAGCGCCATCGGTCGTTACGACGACCTCGACGAGGACGATGACGCCGACTACAGCGAGACGGAGCAGTACTGA
- a CDS encoding ABC transporter ATP-binding protein has product MAELFKAEKLTKTFGSGKTAVTAVKEATFALQPGTITTIVGESGSGKSTIARMVLGLLPITSGKVTFDGKDFTNPTGRDRNAYWRNVQAVFQDPFSSFNQFFTVKTLLYRSLRLLDENIGQDRLVEALGHVGMDTSVLDRYPHQMSGGQRQRVMIARALMLRPRLLIADEATSMLDASLRVNILNVLTDLRDELGMTVLFITHDIGQACYLADQVLVMEHGVMVEQGTVDEVIFNPQHEYTKKLVADVPKLHSKIDLNVGEHEEVESL; this is encoded by the coding sequence ATGGCCGAGCTCTTCAAAGCCGAGAAGCTGACCAAGACCTTCGGGTCGGGCAAGACGGCGGTCACGGCGGTCAAGGAGGCCACCTTCGCCCTGCAGCCGGGAACGATCACCACGATCGTGGGTGAGAGCGGTTCTGGGAAGTCGACCATCGCCCGGATGGTGCTCGGTCTGCTGCCGATCACCTCCGGCAAGGTCACCTTCGACGGGAAGGACTTCACCAACCCGACCGGCCGCGATCGCAACGCCTACTGGCGCAACGTGCAGGCGGTGTTCCAGGACCCGTTCTCCTCGTTCAACCAGTTCTTCACCGTGAAGACCCTGCTCTACCGGTCCTTGCGGCTGCTGGACGAGAACATCGGGCAGGACCGACTGGTGGAGGCGCTCGGCCACGTGGGGATGGACACCTCGGTGCTCGATCGCTATCCGCACCAGATGTCCGGCGGTCAGCGGCAGCGGGTGATGATCGCCCGTGCGCTGATGTTGCGGCCTCGACTGCTGATCGCCGACGAAGCGACCTCGATGCTGGACGCCTCGTTGCGGGTGAACATCCTCAATGTGCTCACCGATCTCCGCGACGAGCTCGGGATGACCGTGCTGTTCATCACCCACGACATCGGCCAGGCCTGTTATCTGGCCGACCAGGTCCTGGTGATGGAGCACGGCGTCATGGTCGAGCAGGGCACCGTCGACGAGGTGATCTTCAACCCGCAGCACGAGTACACCAAGAAGCTGGTGGCCGATGTGCCCAAGCTGCACTCCAAGATCGACCTCAACGTGGGCGAGCACGAAGAGGTCGAATCGCTCTAG
- the rpmJ gene encoding 50S ribosomal protein L36: protein MKVQPSVKRICDKCKVIRRHGRVMVICENPRHKQRQG from the coding sequence ATGAAGGTCCAGCCGAGCGTCAAGAGGATCTGCGACAAGTGCAAGGTCATTCGCCGGCACGGTCGCGTGATGGTGATCTGCGAGAACCCGCGGCACAAGCAGCGCCAGGGCTAG
- the infA gene encoding translation initiation factor IF-1, which produces MAKKEGALELEGTVVEALPNAMFRVELANGHKVLATISGKMRQHYIRILPSDRVVVELSAYDLTRGRIVYRHK; this is translated from the coding sequence ATGGCGAAGAAAGAGGGAGCACTCGAGCTCGAGGGGACCGTCGTCGAGGCATTGCCGAACGCGATGTTCCGGGTCGAGTTGGCCAACGGTCACAAGGTGCTTGCCACCATCAGCGGCAAGATGCGGCAGCACTACATCCGCATCCTTCCGTCGGACCGCGTGGTCGTCGAACTCTCCGCCTACGATCTCACTCGCGGACGGATCGTCTACCGGCACAAGTGA
- the rpsK gene encoding 30S ribosomal protein S11: MATAGRNTGAKKVRRKEKKNVVAGQAHIKSTFNNTVISITDPTGAVIAWASAGTVGFKGSRKSTPFAAQMAAEAAGRRAMEHGMKRVDVFVKGPGSGRETAIRSLGAVGLEVGAISDVTPVPHNGCRPPKRRRV, encoded by the coding sequence ATGGCTACAGCAGGCCGCAATACCGGCGCCAAGAAGGTGCGCCGCAAGGAGAAGAAGAACGTCGTCGCCGGTCAGGCGCACATCAAGAGCACGTTCAACAACACCGTCATCTCGATCACCGATCCCACCGGTGCGGTGATCGCGTGGGCGTCCGCCGGCACCGTCGGCTTCAAGGGCTCCCGCAAGTCCACCCCGTTCGCCGCCCAGATGGCCGCCGAGGCCGCGGGCCGTCGGGCCATGGAGCACGGCATGAAGCGGGTCGACGTGTTCGTGAAGGGTCCGGGTTCGGGCCGCGAGACCGCCATCCGGTCCCTCGGTGCGGTCGGTCTCGAGGTCGGCGCGATCTCCGACGTGACCCCCGTCCCACACAACGGGTGCCGCCCGCCCAAGCGGCGTCGCGTCTAG
- the rplQ gene encoding 50S ribosomal protein L17, giving the protein MPTPAKGARLGGSPAHERIILANLASQLFEHGKIVTTEAKAKRLRPVAEKLITKAKRGDIHARREVLKTVRDKGVVHVLFTEIAPTFENREGGYTRITKVGPRKGDNAPMAVIELVTEPVAAKKATPSPVGGSAAATAPVSEASPASPASPESADSAASADSADSADSPESPASADESPAEENKQA; this is encoded by the coding sequence ATGCCTACACCTGCCAAGGGCGCACGCCTGGGCGGCAGCCCCGCTCACGAGCGGATCATCCTGGCGAATCTGGCCAGCCAGCTGTTCGAGCACGGCAAGATCGTCACCACCGAGGCCAAGGCCAAGCGCCTGCGCCCCGTCGCGGAGAAGCTGATCACCAAGGCGAAGCGGGGTGACATCCACGCCCGGCGCGAGGTGCTGAAGACCGTCCGTGACAAGGGTGTGGTGCATGTCCTGTTCACCGAGATCGCCCCGACCTTCGAGAACCGTGAGGGTGGCTACACCCGGATCACCAAGGTCGGCCCTCGCAAGGGCGACAATGCCCCGATGGCAGTGATCGAGCTCGTCACCGAGCCGGTCGCCGCCAAGAAGGCGACGCCGTCTCCGGTCGGCGGTTCGGCTGCGGCCACCGCCCCGGTGTCCGAGGCCAGCCCGGCTTCTCCCGCCAGCCCGGAGAGCGCCGATTCCGCGGCCAGCGCGGACAGCGCTGATTCCGCGGACAGCCCGGAGTCGCCGGCCAGCGCCGACGAGTCGCCCGCCGAGGAGAACAAGCAGGCCTGA
- a CDS encoding ABC transporter permease, whose product MNMVRYFMRKIGWYLLVLFVALILNFILPRLIPGNPVDALVANMTRGGGASGDAVKAIYENYMREFGLDQPMWRQFLTYVGNVLQGNLGTSFAQYPASVNSLIGQALPWSIALQLPAIIVGWVVGNIVGAIAAFKGGWFDRGIFLGALFLSSIPPYCLAIILLFLAAVKGGFFPVGGAYSFGMSPEFSLTFFGDAITYFWLPFWSIVLVFIGGQAVGMRSMAIYELGADYVNYGRGLGLRDRTTVRYIFRNAMLPQITGLALAIAGMITGALVIELVFSYPGLGTLLFNAIGQNDYPVIQAIMLILTLAMLVANFAVDLLYGIIDPRIRAAQSGDR is encoded by the coding sequence ATGAACATGGTGCGCTATTTCATGCGCAAGATCGGCTGGTACCTGCTGGTACTTTTTGTCGCGCTGATCCTGAACTTCATTCTCCCCCGGCTGATCCCGGGCAACCCGGTTGACGCACTTGTCGCCAACATGACCCGGGGCGGGGGAGCCAGTGGAGACGCGGTCAAGGCAATCTACGAGAACTACATGCGGGAGTTCGGTCTCGATCAGCCGATGTGGCGGCAGTTCTTGACCTACGTGGGCAACGTGTTACAGGGCAACCTGGGCACCTCGTTCGCGCAGTACCCCGCATCGGTGAACTCACTGATCGGCCAAGCGCTGCCCTGGAGCATCGCGCTCCAGTTGCCGGCGATCATCGTCGGCTGGGTCGTCGGCAACATCGTGGGTGCCATCGCCGCCTTCAAGGGCGGTTGGTTCGACCGGGGAATCTTCCTCGGCGCCCTCTTCCTCTCCTCCATCCCGCCCTACTGCCTGGCGATCATCCTGCTGTTCCTCGCTGCGGTGAAGGGCGGTTTCTTCCCCGTGGGCGGCGCGTACTCGTTCGGCATGTCGCCGGAGTTCTCGCTGACCTTCTTCGGTGACGCGATCACCTACTTCTGGCTGCCGTTCTGGTCGATCGTGCTGGTGTTCATCGGCGGTCAGGCAGTCGGCATGCGATCGATGGCCATCTACGAGTTGGGCGCGGACTACGTCAACTACGGGCGCGGTCTCGGTCTGCGGGACCGGACCACCGTCCGTTACATCTTCCGGAACGCGATGCTGCCGCAGATCACCGGTCTGGCCCTGGCCATCGCCGGCATGATCACCGGCGCTCTGGTGATCGAGCTGGTGTTCTCCTATCCCGGGTTGGGCACCTTGTTGTTCAACGCCATCGGGCAGAACGACTATCCGGTGATCCAGGCGATCATGCTGATCCTGACGCTGGCGATGCTGGTCGCGAACTTCGCCGTTGATCTGCTGTACGGCATCATCGACCCCCGCATCCGAGCCGCCCAGAGTGGAGACCGCTGA